Below is a window of Oreochromis aureus strain Israel breed Guangdong linkage group 4, ZZ_aureus, whole genome shotgun sequence DNA.
CAGTGTTCTCCTCTCCCATCCTTTCCTCCACAGCtgcctgctctgctctgtgtgtcgGCTTTGTGAGGACAGTTATTGACATTAATGCACTCTCAGCATCTCACCCCCAACTTTAACCATATTAACTACAGTAAATCTCAAACCTAACATAACCCTAAAACCAAGTCTTAACCCTCAGACGGCGGTATGAGAAGATGCAAGTTGTACCTTTCACAAGTGTTTCTCAGGAAGATAACCCGACACGTTTTTGTTGTtacttgtttctgttttttgttttcctgtgagAAATAACTAAAGTCATGATGTGCGGATGCGTGGTTCACATAATATTTGGAAAGCTGGAATTCAGAATCTGTCCGTTTGAATATCAAGTATTTCTCCTGTCATTTTTTATCCTCATCAATAAGCTACCACAACCACCACCACCTTTTCTGTCCCCttaccagtcacagcagatggctgccatGGGCGTTATCTGGTGATTGCGCTGATGCTCTTTTTTAGTAAATCTGGCACCTTATCAGTGAAATTAAATTGGACTAAAAAAGAAACTACAAACACAAATTtcacacaaaagaaacaaatttcTGCTTTTACACTCAGAAAGAAACTACACTACCCTCTGAACAACTGTACAAATCCTGCAAATGTAGCCTTTCTGTGAGCAGGGTGTAGCATGGTGGTGCGCTGGTAGTCTGTAGAATAGatgctgtggtctgctggagAACCACGTGTTCAAAAACTGTTCTCCGCAGCCGCTGTCTACTCTCCGAGCtgcttttcatgcttttttGTCTCTCCGTGGTGAACATTGGTCGAGTTCCCCTCATGTTCCTCTCTGTGTAACTAAAGAGCCACAGGTCCACGTTTATTTTGGGGTCAATATGTGACATTAAAGGTGGTGTAAATTGGTTGTATGATAAAATTTCCTCTGCTGTTGCTCTAGCTTCGTGACCTGCAGTACCATAAAGTGCTGTTTTCTGAGAGAATCCTATCTGTCAGTAACTGTTCCTGTTTAAATGGTTCAATAACCTGTTGTGTGTATTCAAATacctaaatttatttttttaatgtactttttgttttgttttgctcgtCTTCGGCTCAGAGTTCAGTCCTTGTGCCTCAGAGAGAGCTTGGTGGAGGTTGTTCATTTTTCTGTAAGTTGTGACAGTGTCCTTGTTCACAGGAAGTCCCGATCTTATCAGGCCAACCTGAAATAAAAAGTGTTTGAAATTATTTTCCCCTGATTTTTAACATTGGATGTGAAATCAGCAAGAAAACATATTTGAATGGTagattgttttaaaatgaacattCTAAAACCAATTTTTATGTCGTACGTAACAAGCTGTTAATTTGGATTTAGCTCCATgagttttgtagttttgcctttGTACACCAACatagtggattttaaatcacacaggCAAGATGTCATTGAAGTGCAGACATTCAGCTTTTATTCAGTGGGTTTAACACTAATAAACTAAGTGGGTATTGCGTTAACTGTTCAGGGTTTACATCTTCTAACGCATCTTCTAATGTAATTGAACATTGAACTGAAAAGCAGTTTGATGGCCAGTTCAGGTCTGTTCCCTCTTTATTTCATGAAAGGTTAAACAGATAAAAGGTCTGTAGTTGACCCCGAGAGCTGCACTTGCCACTCCTAAAGTTTTCCACAGCAAAAAGTTTAGGTTTGGCCGAAGGAGCACTCTGGCTCATTCTTACAAAGCTATCGTAAAAAGGCCTGAAAGCCCACTGACTGGTGCTTTATGTTAACATCAATATTCTGTTTAGATTGCTTCTGCTGCCCCCAAGTGGCCAAAAACAATCAGTTATTGTAAGAGCACTGTATGTAAGAGCAACACAATCCTTCCACCACAGTTAAAACAAAAGCATTTATCCACGTGAGCATATGAATGAATACTTGTGCTAATAACACTGCAAATATTTTGCATTCAGCAGGTCATGCTGTCCTTAAAAGGCAAAGTTTTTCTTcattgttttgggggttttaacCAGTGTTGCCACATAACAAGAAGGTAATGTTCTTGTTCTAATGTAAGATTATACCCATATAGCCTTTCCTTGTTGGGTCACACAATGAGAGATAGACTTACAGTTCAGTCTTTTATTCAGCTTTATTCCTCTTTCTAACTCAGTGATTTCACGTGAGCCAAAGAAACACATTCATGTTGCTTGAAATGTTTGATAATGAAGCTCTTCTTGTCACCATCCTTGGTTTTAAATTTCAGCTCATCTTACACACTGTGAAAGAGTCCAAAGTACACACTGACCAGGCTCTGTTCTGACGGGATATTTTATAGTCAGGCACCAATGCAGACAGAAGGTAAACATCCTACATGTGATGCACAACGCACAGTTTTGCTAACAGATTTTCCACGTTTTCACTTTCAGTTACTTTGAACATCAACATCTAATATCATCTCACAGCTGCAGTCGCCTGAGCAGCACGAGATGACGACAGTGGTCAGAGACTGTACTGTGTGTGCTGTGTCAGAGGTTACATGTTTCAATAGCAACagcaactgaaactgaaaagttTTGAAAAAACCCCActacaaatgtacaaaaactGGCATTCATGTTCATAAAAACCATTTTTAAAGAAGCCTGATCTTAATATATGATTAAAGTAAAATTTGTCCCTCTTTTAAATATTCAGCTAGCCACCTCCCCTTGTCGTTAACAAGGTTAAGATGGAAAAGTTAAATCATTTGCCTTCATTCCTTGCTGACATAGACAAAAACACTTTGTGCAGCAAACCGTGTCTTTTGCCATAAATATGTTgtctgttttatctgttttagcAAGATAGGCAAACTACTGGTTTGAAAGGAAAACCTTGTAAAGAcatcataaataaatatgtgctTGATGGATTCATAAACGATAGTGTGCTAAAAACTGTTAACATTCAAAATCCCAAGTAGATGGTGATCGCTTTAGGaaatgcaaaaaagaaacagcGTAATTTTTGTATTGCAGCAGATGCTTGTTAGCCCTAGCATCTAAGGTACGATAAGAAAAACGCATTTTCCATTCAAAGTACTGATTTTTAAAACCCAGTAATGTGGCGCAATGAgggaatttattttttaatgtcacagttACTGTTACTGACGCCTATTCTTTGATATCACATAAGCAGAAACACTGTCAGCAACTATAAATGTTTGGTATATAATAAGAAACTTTTGATTAATGAGTTAAAATCATTTGTTGCAGACAAACAATTTAATTATGATCTTTGATTACGaccattttttttcctatttaacATCTAAATTTAGGTCTATGTTCTGACCTAAACTTACTTTTTTGAATTACGCTCTGCAAATTCTAACAAAaactttcaccacttttaaaaatcttttcttgtctCTTTATTTCTGCCCTTGTTGCCTCAAGAGGCTTTGCCTTTTCCCAGAACAGCACTATAAATAAGAGGAtgattaaataaaggttatattGATTCACTGCACCAGCTCATGGTACAAACCGATTTCACATGAAAAGTCTTGCCTGGCTCTAGTACAACTTAAGATGGTGTTGCTCCAACACAGTACAATGTACATGTTTTGGAGCTGTTGTTTCTTCACATTTTGTTTGAACTTTACGTAATTTTTGAAGATTTCAAACATTTTCGAAGCGCAGGCGTTTATAACAAGCACAGAAACACACCAAAGTTGGAGGAACCATCTGAAGAGTAAGTAAACACACGGCTACGTATGCTAATGTTTGTGAGGCTAAGATTCTGATCTGACTGTGAAATACACAGTAGATGATAAGATGATAAGAGTGAACTGAACTTTAGTTTTTGAAAAACAACCTCAACACAGTAAAGGAATGTAGTTGATTAATGGTACATTTTTGGGCCTCATATGTAAGGCTCTGTGGCTGCTGTTGGTGGTAAGCTAGTTAGCTTGGCATGGTCATAAATTAAGCTCATTTCAGCAGATAAATAGATTGTTTCATTGGAATTTTACACAGGTATCTTTggaaaggcaagaaaaacatacaaCACCATCCAAAGAGTTCAAATGCACATTGTTGAGGACAAATATCCAGAAATTACATGTCAAGCCTAGTTAATGGTCAGAGTGGGAGTGACTGACAATACTGATAACTGAGGCACATACAAGCAAAATGTTTCCAACATAATACAGTATGAAGAGCCCTGGTGTATCACTTGGAATCCTGTGGTTTGCATAATTAGACCATTAGGACTACAGAATATAAAAGGCCTTTAGATAGCACAGAAAAAGGCTGAATGGATGCCCCctcaaaaaaatcaaatttttaCAAATGCACTATATCGTTCTAATTGAACCCAGAAAGAAACCAATGTTAACCCAACATGAAACTCTTTAGAGTTTCTGCTTCATGTAAACTAAAACGCTAAAGTTTCAGTTTACCTGTTCTTACAGACAACCTCCCAAAATAAACACGAAGGCAAATACcgttttaagaaaaaacaaaaagaaactttaTAGTTTAATACAGACATaacttaaaaagataaataccattttttctttttcttttttaagtcaGTGCTTATTCAATGACAGCATTTTCGAGTTTCTCAAACTATGGCTTGGGTCTGGGTCACTAACAAGCGTTTGACTGGTACAATGTTGCGAGCCTGGATTCATCCATTTCTTTCAAGTCTCTGTGTTATTTAAGCGCTTCAATCTTGAAATGAGATCTTTATTAAAGGCGTCGGCAGCAGGCAAAGGTAATTGCGGTGCTTTTTCTCTCCTGTCTGGACGTCACCATTTAGACTTGAActgcagttttaaaatgtaCTTCAAGCCAGAATTGTGCAAGAAGGAGAATACAGTCTTATTCCATAATTGTCTTCTTATTCTTGTGCTTTGTGAGGTGAAGACCTGTTAATgtttcacttccaaatggcagAACCAGTTCATTATTGGGGAATATGTTCCATGCCGTTCTAATAGGTTAGGCAACTTCACCATGAAGGAGTCAGTATGCCTAAGATGAAGTGGCACTCTTTCCAAAAACGACATACAGCAATCACTTAAAGTAGCAACTGACGTGGGGTTCTCTGAAGCATACTAACAAATACaaccaaatgaaaacaaatgcttttTCCCAATCTGAACTTGGTGTGTCTAGCTCTTATAAACATTCCAAGTACTAAATGTAGGAACTTGACATTACTTTGTTTCAAGAACAGTCTTCCAGTATATCGGTACACTGACTTCATTTATACCACTTTTAATTAATGTTCTTGTATTGTCTTTACACATTGGACTCTACAAAGGGTCTTTTTGGTTTAACCGGAGATGTAGGACCCGTACGTCTCTCAGTCGGTCTGTCCGAGCAGCTGTGGATCATGGGCAGCGTCCGAGCCACCTTCACATCCATGTAGGAGGGATTCTGACTGGCAACCTGTACTGACCCCTCACCCTGATGAACATTTCCTGGTGTCACCTCATAGAAGTCCAGCTGGTTATCATAAGAGGCGTGACCATTGTGGGCATTGTTGTTGCTGCGGTTGTGGTAGGCAAAGGATGAGAGCTGGGGTGGAGGGGGGTTTTTGCTGGGTGAAGTGACAACTGTGTCCACTGAAGACACGGCCCAGGAGCGAGACGGACTGAGACAGGATGCTGAGCTGGACGGAGCTTGTTGCTGATACTGCTGGTGCACCCTTGCTGTCTTGTCGATTACTCCCATAAAAGGAGTGTTCCTAGATGACCGTCCCACCTCTCCAGGGTAAGTCCCGCCTCCTGACATGCATATTTCTGACTGGGGAGAGGCGATCAGGAAGTTATCATCATGGTAACCACTAATGCTTCTAGCAGAGGCCAGATCTGAAGGTAAATCCATGTGCTGAACAGAGGCCGATGTCCTAAAGCCTGGCCCAAGATTAGCTGGCTGTCCAGTAGCAAGACTACCACTACTGGGGGAGAAACGGACGCTGACACTCTGGGAATGGATGAGAGGCCTAGGGGATTGACCAGAGGAGGAGGTTGGGTGGGCACTGAGTGGACGTCGAAGACCACCCTGGTGTTGATACTGATAATCGTGCGATGACTGAAGCCTATCTGAAGACCCCATTGCTGCCTCTGTAACTTCCAAAGGGTAGTAGGCTGCTTTGGATTGGTTACGGCTGAACTGACGGGACTGGCCAAAACGGTTTACCCCCGCCCACTCAGCTCCTGCTCCTTTCCCATAGCCAGATGTGCCTCTGGCTTGGCTAACCAGGTCAACTTCTTCTTCATCCTGTACATAAGAAGCTCCAGAGCTCAGACTAGGCTGAGCCAATAGGCTAGGCCTGACATCCATAGGATTTGAGCAAAAGCCTTCCCCAAGCTCTGCTAGTTCTTTGGGCAGATGTGCAAACTGGGAATAGGCAGAACTTCCCAAAACCATGCTGGAGTGGGTAGAAGAACTGGGCTGATTGGTTCGGACCACCTGTGCTTTGGCTGGTTGGAGCCAGTGGCCTTGGACGGGGTTCTGCTTCTGGAACCTCTGACCAGCCAGGTGGGGGTGACGCTGGACTCCCTGGTTGTGATCTAAGTCAGACTGTGGATAGTTTTGTAGACCTCCACTTTCCGACAATGCAGGCATACTTTCAGACACACTGCCGCCTCGCTGCTGATGCTGCATTAGGGAGGAAGTAGGGCTGAAATCGTGATAAGAGGTGGAAGGAGGGGGAGGTGCAGAGTGACTAGGTGAAGAAAGGGAGGCTGCGTGGGTGGGACTGGGGAGGTGATGATACAGATGAGtgggggagagggaggagggcgATAGTACCCCAGAGTGGCAGCGGGTGTCAAGAGTTTGAACTGCAGGTTGAAGGTGACAGGGAGAGGAGTCTCTTTCCCTGAAACTGCTCTCtgctttctcctcttcctcctcttcctctgtaaGCCCCTCTCTATCCTGCACCTGCAAACAACCTGAATCTCTAGACCTGGCCTCGCTGATGGACATGTTCTGCTGATAGATGTGATTAGATGATGGAGGATGAGTGTCCTTTTGCTGTGCAGCCTGCCGACACTCTTCTTTGACCCGTGACAGCAGGCGCTGGATCTCCCGGTTGGATGGGCACAAACGGCTGGCTTCAATCAGGTCCTCCAAAGCAGCGTGGAATTGTCTGGGTTGTGATAGTGAGAAGGAGTGAAAACAGGACAAAATTCAGAAGATGACAGAGAATGTGtatataaaaatgtttcctgAATTATAGATTTCATATTGTCAGTGTTTAGAAGTTCTGTTCCAATCTTTCGATGTTTGGTTACCTGAAATTTGCTGTAATCAcattcacaaagaaaaaacaggctTAAAAATGTGTCCCTCCATCTGCAAACTATGCCTTCAGTCACAGTGACTGTGATGCAATGCTAGGTCAAAACTTACTTAAATGCTAAAACTTTAGGTCTTTactctctgttctctctctggtGACTGGTGCCAGTCAGTGACCCCACGGTAACCACTCGTCACTGGTGGAAAATGTGTCTGGTTGGCAAGCAGGAAGTTGCTGGCTGTTTCATTTGGTCACAGAGAGGtatacttttactttgaagggaaATGGTCTCCGTTTCCGGTTTGTGCTGTACTTTTTCATGCTTCACCACTACATGGTGGTTAGTTAGTGACTGAGTGCAGACAAGCTGGCGTCTTCTATGCAAACTATGAGTAACCGCAGTAATCTTCTAGCAATCGAAGCAATCACAAGATGGTTTTTGGTCCAGCACCCATTTTGCTTTCCTAGCAATTGGAGGTTAACAGGGGATTGCCAGCTGGTCTCTGGGCCTGTGTAACTGAGGCCTTAGCAAACTCTGTGTAGAGCCTTAGCATGGAGGTAACTGGAAACTGACAACACCCGCCAACTAAAACACATGAGACCCTACCTGACAGCACATATGTCTTCTACTTCTTCTTACAGTTCAGGTCACTCTATCTTTACATGGTAGTGAGCCTAAAACTACTCAACTCTTTCTCGCTGCAATCTTGTATCTAAATTTCAAATAGTTTAAAACTGccaaacaataaaatcatcacaGTTCTACAACTGAAGGTCCAAAGAATCCAAACTCTCAGAAGATGACGATCAGTTTGTTTTATTCAGTGCTCTTTCTCACGACACTAATTACCTGCGGCTGCGTTTGGCACGGGCTCTGGCATAAAAGGCTTCATAAGATTTGGCTTTTAGCTCCAGGGCCTTAGTAGCAAACTCCTCAGCAAGGCTAAAGTCCTGTAAGGAAGATATATAACGATATATCAATACTGAAATAAAGTTTTCGAGATGAGATTTGTTTCAAAATAACAAGCAAAATATTCTCAGCATGTGTGTAACAAAAAGCCTCACGTTCATCTTGCGGCGGCAGCGTGACAGGTTGAGCAGCACGCACACCCTGAGCTGTTTGAACGTCTTCAGCTCGTCTCCTGGAAACTTCTGGAGAGCTGACTGATAGGAGTGAGCGGCTTCCCTCACTTTACCttgctggaaagaaaaaaaagaaactctttTAGAAAGAACTTTGGAATATCAAATAAATGTATCAAATCAAGATGGAAATGTACGCTACCTTGTACAATTTATCTCCTTCTTGGATCAATTTACTGAGCAGAACCATTAAGATATCTGGCTTAGAGGTTGCCATGGCCCAGGTTGCAggtcctacacacacacacacacacacacacacacacacacacacacacacacacacacaaacatgcaagtTTAGTTTAGGGATATATGAAGGATGATTtagaattcattcattcatttgcagGATGATGTATTGCTAATGGAAATAAACTATATGGGAGTCCGGCCATGCAGCAGTGAAGGTGCTTACTGCATAACTACAACATCCATGGTTTAATTATTGCTGTTAAACTGAACAAAAGTCTTGAGTGATGGGAGCAGCAGGGGTGTGGGTTGTGCTTCTACCTATTTTGGCTCCCTTTTTCAGTAGAGCGATGACTGCAGAAGTGTTTCTGCAGCCGACTGCTCGGTCCAGAGGGCGCATCCCGCTGCAGTCCACATGCTCCACTGATGCACCGTGATCCACAAGGTACTGCACCTGGACACGGATCAAAGCGacatttttcaccacttttataAATTCTCTTCCGGCTACATTACATTGCCCTTGCAGAACAGGTAGGACAGATACACTGTTCTGAAGTAACGAAAACACAATCATGGATACTCTGGCTGTACACACCACTTCTGGGTCTCCGCAGAATGCAGCCAGATCCAGAGGCGTGCGTCCATTGCGGTCTGCATGAGTTGTGGCTGCTCCTCTCTCCACAAGCTCTCTGACCAATGAGAGCTGGCCTTTCAGACACGCCCAGCTCAGTGCCGTTAGCCCTTCTCTGTCGGTCTGTTCGAGGGAGGCTCCTGGAAACAGACAGAAGGAGATTCATTAGCTATTGTCGGCGTTATTGTGATTAGAATGGGGGCTCTAAGAAAGACCTTATAAATAATGGCTCCAAACCTGGCCTCACTAGTCTCAGCACACACATGCCATTTCTGTTAAAACTGTAAATTCCTACAGTGGAGTGTTTGATCACAAGGACAACAGATTCAATTCATAATTCTTCTACTTTTTTGTCAGTGTCAGGAAAGaggaaaacacgttttcacagCAGTGTACATACTGAGAATACTGTACAGTATCACAGCTGCAAACAGATTAGCGTTTGTAGTTAAAGTATTATTCATTAGGACCAATCTCGTTTTCAAGGGTTTTTAACATCTGAATCTCCTGATCAAAGCTgtgaaaaagttaaaaaatactTTCTGACTGAACTGAAGTTCATAAACAATGTGACTGCTGGTTTATTGCATTGCTGCAGCAACTCCTGCTGTTTTTCTGGCTATAGAGTGCAGTGTGTGATTACCATgatccagcagcagctgagcAGTGCTCATGTGTCCCTCTGAGGCTGCAGTCATCAGAGCTGTTCGCCCCTGCTGGTCCACCATGTTCACCTCCACTCCCTGATTCAGAAACAACTCCACCACCTGACCAAAGgatgcaggaggaggaagactgCAGTTATCTGCTGCAGGTATCATGTGATCATGTGCCTGTTTGCTTTCTGTTTCCACCATACCTGCCAGTGACCCCGTCTCACGGCGCTGAAAAGTGGAGTGACACCCTGCTTGTTTCCTTGCTCCACAGCTGCCCCCTGATCCAACAACAgcctgcagacagacagacagccacatcctgctgctgctgtcagagctGATGGAAACACACAGAGTGAGACAAGGGAAACCAGACGATTACTTCAGCTCTGTAACTGAACATATGGCATTATAAAGCTGTGGTGCGTGTTAGAGAACAAACATTAAATATAGAAGCCagagtttattttgaaatgacGCGATGGATATTAAATGAATTCACGTCTGAGCTTTGGTAAGAAAAAGTTTGCAATGAGACAGAATCACCCAGGTCTCAtcctggctctgctggaggtttcttcctcttaaaagggagttttcccttcctactgtcaccaagCACTTTCTCACCGAGGGGACGTCTGATGTTGGGGTTTTCGCTCTACTACTtcagggtctttatcttacaacaTAAAGGACCTTGAGATGACTTTTATTGTAATATAGCGCTACACAAATAAAACTTCTGTATTTCTTAGGAGAACCTTTCGGTTTCAATATAGTTTTCTATTGTGTATTTGCTTGTTtccatttagtttttatttatagtCGTTATTGTATCAGCTTGTATGTAGTGGCAGTTTTCACATTTactgtatgtttttattttatttatttatttattgtctcattttaattatatttagcAAAGacttattttattgtgttggtttttggacttatataataaaaatataataatcttGGCCAGAGGAACCAAACATGTAGAAGAGTCCAAATACTTATGGTCAGAactgtattttttctgtttttactgaaGTGAACACTTTCATCCACTAGATGTTACTAATGTAAAGTACAGTGATCAGTCATGTTGTCTCCTGTTTGCCTCTGATTAATTATGAGGTTGTGGTGGCAAAATGATCCTGCTATATCATCCGTTATGTAAATGACCTTTTATGCAAACCAAAGCATGTTTATGAAAACATTGTTTCCCACCATGTTCCATGTGAATTTATCACAGTGATGGCTTCTGgttgacagaaaaacaaagcctGCTGTGACAAAGTAATTACACAATAGTAGTTACGTGGTCATTACCTGTCTCTCCCCATAGACTGTCATATGTGTTGATCTCAGGTCTCTCCTCCCCTTCTTCATCTTCCTCTGGAAGGTCCAATAGGTATGACaccatctacacacacacacccgacTATGTGATTATATTTTCATGATTCAGTACCACACAGTGTTATACattaaaggtgtgtgtgtgtgtgtgtgtgtgtgtgtgtgtgtgtgtatcaccTCTGTGTGTCCCATGCTGGCTGCAGCAATCAAAGCCTGCTGCACCGCTTGGCTCCTACTTGCCCCCTTCTGTCCACAGCAGGTAGTACAACTCCACTCCGCCCTCTTTAGGAGAAAGCGCAGCACCTCGAGGTAGCCTCGCTGGGCTGCGTGAACCAGCACGCACCGACCGGAGCTGTCCACGTGACCCACCTGCACCCAAGGAGAGACAGACACTCAAAAAGGGCTGGGACTCTTTCTAGGTTAAATTGCAATAATGTTACTGACTATCAGAAAAAGTTATGAGATCAAGAATCCAAAGAAAAAGAGCAACTGAACTGGAACAATTTGAATTTTCCCCTATTTAACATATTTCACTGTATGTATAAGGTTGGCCTATTGCATACCACGGTGAAGCAATATAATGctgaacaatattttatttcaatccCGGGAACTTTGGAACAacgtgagagagagaaaactatTACTTTTTTCCGTGAATGGTGGATCTCCAAGCTACTAAATTATGGGATGTACTGCACTGAAGCCTGTGAAAATCCTGCTGTTGTCATTCTTTACATCAGCTGCACATGTGGAGTAGAACTGGTAGCTACCTTGGCTCTGTGCTGACTCAGCATTGTGACGATATCCAGGTGACCAGCTGCAGCAGCGAATCCCAGTGCAGTCAAACCATCATGTGACCGAGCATCCAGCTAAAAATTCAAAGTGGAATTGTGGTTGGAGTAAATTTGCTCCTGTTAAAACCCAATGACGCGTCTCTATGAACTCACATGATATTTAAAAAGCTACacagccttttcttttttcttacctGCGCTCCGTGATCAAGCAGCAGTGCTACAGCATCAGTGTGGCCCAGGTGAGCGTGGACACACAGCAGGGGGGCGTTGCTGAGGACATCACTACAGTAATCCACGTCAGCCCCGGCCATAATCAGCAATCTGCTCAcctggaaaaggaaaagaggaaagttACAGCAGAACTGTGCTAGGAAATAcactcgtgtgtgtgtgcgcacacatGGTATGTTACCTTGATATTGGGGGTGTAGAGGTTGCGCAGTGATGCAAGAACAGGGCTCAGGCTCTGGGTGCTGTATGACAGCCACAGCCCTTGCAGAACTGAGGAGGAAACCCCTAGCTTCTTACTCAGGCCCTGGATGAGCAGAACAAATGCGACAGAAACCAACAGTTAGACATAAAACAGTGGGATCTCATACGTTTGTGATATGTAAAGAAAATCTCCTGGTGTGGTTTCCAGCCACAGGTATCCGTGCATGCGTGTCGAACTTTGTGTGTGAGTGCTCGCCTTGTAGATGTGCGCCTTCAGGATGTGATGCCCGAGCTCCAGTGTCTGCTGTCGGGTCAGCTTTCCAGCCTGTCTGCAGAGCCAGAAGGACAGGAGAGTGTGGCCACTcctggaaacaaacacacacagctcgGTGAGAAACATCCTTCCCcgttttcttctctctccattTGTCACTTATGCCCTCTGGCTGATTATACCTGGGATCGCAGAGGAACCTGTCATCCTGGCCCTCCTCCCTCCACATGAGCCACTCCCTGAAGGAGGTGTGGTTTAGCATCCGGCTGCCGTCGCTGCGCCGCAACAGGAACGAGGAGAGCTGCTCCAGGCGCTGTGAGAACTCCGCCCATTGCAGCGAACCTCTGGTCAGGGTGCTCGCATTTACCACCTCAAACAGCTGTGCATTGACAGTATTGTATCCACTGTTAGCAACTATTGGCACGCTAGCACTAACTGAAGCACAGCTGAGGCTGAAAGGCACGTCAGTAAGTTTGATGATATTTGTTCATAAAAAATATCCTGATAGCATCACTGAATA
It encodes the following:
- the tanc2a gene encoding protein TANC2 isoform X1; translation: MDCTAAILKACARSRAKWCCQGRSSVRRPWGPANGCGCGQGVFAGGFVNHTSSLLRRLLLHVCCCRSQEESSQLCRDWGDCPIQGVESDLRGRRQEEGEDEELGPPPSVDEAADALMTRLGFLLGEKVISGEPGSPYHAQDGQRMSPSSSLASSNTSPSSTLHPPTGAEGSNNNKHASPNHASVTSPTSTLESRDSGIIATLTSYSADSAAERDDGAKYPGECYHGSSLNLWQQGGRPVVASTSSTSVVASGSRNEGFLYRVDDSMAASTYSLNKLHPDRGTGLTQSSGSTHSIPLYFMPRPNSVAATSSAHLEDLAYLDEQQRHIPSRTSLRMPRQNSGIRSQQDHRAVRFTPSLNLKPLHFEVPGLSSDWLFTGREWLFQEMDTCLRSDDPATSRGAVIIGNMGFGKTAIIARLVALSCHGNRMWPNASSSQTVHKHVETFSHDSLGRGGGGGDEGGSGESCPGTPEMRRRQEEVLRRLAGQVVSYHFCQADNCHTCLVPEFVHNMAATLSSAPQLAAYHELLHRAPQLQSMLSLRSCIQDPISALQKGILEPLDALYRENKLHVEGAGLIVLIDGLNEAEFHRPDYGDTLTSFLSRTIQKFPSWLKVITTVRTSQQDITHSLPFHRISLDQMDENSAIDQDLQGYLMQRIHSSTEIQSNVSLSNGRLDNTALSKLISHLKSLSRGSYLYLKLILDLIEGGYLVLKSSSFKVVPVSLAEVYLLQLNMRFPTQSSFQRVLPLLNVTVASLHPLTDQQLFEVVNASTLTRGSLQWAEFSQRLEQLSSFLLRRSDGSRMLNHTSFREWLMWREEGQDDRFLCDPRSGHTLLSFWLCRQAGKLTRQQTLELGHHILKAHIYKGLSKKLGVSSSVLQGLWLSYSTQSLSPVLASLRNLYTPNIKVSRLLIMAGADVDYCSDVLSNAPLLCVHAHLGHTDAVALLLDHGAQLDARSHDGLTALGFAAAAGHLDIVTMLSQHRAKVGHVDSSGRCVLVHAAQRGYLEVLRFLLKRAEWSCTTCCGQKGASRSQAVQQALIAAASMGHTEMVSYLLDLPEEDEEGEERPEINTYDSLWGETALTAAAGCGCLSVCRLLLDQGAAVEQGNKQGVTPLFSAVRRGHWQVVELFLNQGVEVNMVDQQGRTALMTAASEGHMSTAQLLLDHGASLEQTDREGLTALSWACLKGQLSLVRELVERGAATTHADRNGRTPLDLAAFCGDPEVVQYLVDHGASVEHVDCSGMRPLDRAVGCRNTSAVIALLKKGAKIGPATWAMATSKPDILMVLLSKLIQEGDKLYKQGKVREAAHSYQSALQKFPGDELKTFKQLRVCVLLNLSRCRRKMNDFSLAEEFATKALELKAKSYEAFYARARAKRSRRQFHAALEDLIEASRLCPSNREIQRLLSRVKEECRQAAQQKDTHPPSSNHIYQQNMSISEARSRDSGCLQVQDREGLTEEEEEEEKAESSFRERDSSPCHLQPAVQTLDTRCHSGVLSPSSLSPTHLYHHLPSPTHAASLSSPSHSAPPPPSTSYHDFSPTSSLMQHQQRGGSVSESMPALSESGGLQNYPQSDLDHNQGVQRHPHLAGQRFQKQNPVQGHWLQPAKAQVVRTNQPSSSTHSSMVLGSSAYSQFAHLPKELAELGEGFCSNPMDVRPSLLAQPSLSSGASYVQDEEEVDLVSQARGTSGYGKGAGAEWAGVNRFGQSRQFSRNQSKAAYYPLEVTEAAMGSSDRLQSSHDYQYQHQGGLRRPLSAHPTSSSGQSPRPLIHSQSVSVRFSPSSGSLATGQPANLGPGFRTSASVQHMDLPSDLASARSISGYHDDNFLIASPQSEICMSGGGTYPGEVGRSSRNTPFMGVIDKTARVHQQYQQQAPSSSASCLSPSRSWAVSSVDTVVTSPSKNPPPPQLSSFAYHNRSNNNAHNGHASYDNQLDFYEVTPGNVHQGEGSVQVASQNPSYMDVKVARTLPMIHSCSDRPTERRTGPTSPVKPKRPFVESNV